From Corvus moneduloides isolate bCorMon1 chromosome 2, bCorMon1.pri, whole genome shotgun sequence, one genomic window encodes:
- the RFXAP gene encoding regulatory factor X-associated protein, whose product MAVTEMKDTEADVGKPNHAGGSNTTTRAPLQQCRRTLDANSPTRGDAAITGAPPPRAAGAHARCARRLRAGGAGPARSGTGRAGPGTAALRGSPAAALASSASSSSSSSPPQQQLALFVMQPGGGEEEVAGVGGVVLQPSADPQLPPSASGGLMVFYELGAAGEVEVAEEEAEAAGGESTASLEELEEEEVAAAGAASGEAAAGGECKSCTYQGCSETTTQVVKQRKPWMCKRHRNKIYKDKYKRKKSDQALGGGGAAAAGGGPRAEDSVEGSVSVTKQRTGSIGDRPARPTLLEQVLNKKRLLQYLFGYITEVTMDNDPCSEAHK is encoded by the exons ATGGCTGTAACAGAGATGAAAGACACTGAAGCAGATGTGGGCAAA CCAAACCACGCTGGCGGCTCTAACACGACCACAAGGGCTCCACTCCAGCAGTGCCGGCGCACGCTCGATGCAAACTCCCCCACACGCGGCGACGCCGCCATTACCGGGGCCCCTCCCCCGCGCGCGGCCGGGGCGCATGCGCGGTGCGCGCGGCGCCTgcgcgcgggcggcgcgggACCGGCGCGCTCAGGGaccggccgggccgggccgggcaccGCCGCCCTgcggggcagccccgccgccgctctCGCCTCCTCcgcttcttcctcctcctcctcgtcgccgccgcagcagcagctggcGCTGTTTGTGATGCAGCCGGGCGGCGGCGAGGAGGAGGTggccggggtggggggggtggtGCTGCAGCCGAGCGCCGACCCGCAGCTGCCGCCCTCCGCTAGCGGCGGCCTCATGGTGTTCTACGAGCTGGGGGCCGCCGGCGAGGTCGAGGTGGCGGAGGAGGAGGCCGAGGCGGCGGGCGGCGAGAGTACGGccagcctggaggagctggaggaggaggaggtggcggcggcgggggctgcgaGCGGCgaagcggcggcgggcggcgagTGCAAGAGCTGCACGTACCAGGGCTGCAGCGAGACCACCACGCAGGTGGTGAAGCAGCGCAAGCCTTGGATGTGCAAGCGGCACCGCAACAAGATCTACAAGGACAAGTACAAGCGCAAGAAGAGCGACCAGGCCctggggggcggcggggcggcggccgcggggggcGGCCCACGGGCCGAG GATAGTGTTGAAGGTTCAGTGTCTGTTACAAAGCAGAGAACAGGATCCATTGGAGATCGCCCAGCAAGACCTACTCTTTTAGAACAAGTATTGAATAAAAAGAGGCTG TTGCAGTACCTCTTTGGTTATATCACTGAAGTGACCATGGATAATGA tcCCTGCTCAGAAGCCCACAAGTAG